A single window of Periophthalmus magnuspinnatus isolate fPerMag1 chromosome 22, fPerMag1.2.pri, whole genome shotgun sequence DNA harbors:
- the ubr1 gene encoding E3 ubiquitin-protein ligase UBR1 has translation MAEKSPDGLELSKEWQEAADSRAELLRHLKEQVPRIFCLKKELSPQDEEELVQSHLLHPLECFLFGEHPQEGLQKLQQGSSSSQLCGRVFKEGETVYSCRDCAIDPTCVLCMDCFQDSVHKTHRYKMHASSGGGFCDCGDVEAWKIGPYCSKHDPGATTAMVTDDCVLEPELYERAERLFRVLLRYVTDFLVWEENFELPSELQPRTKENAYYCVLYNDEHHSYDHVIYTLQRSVNCDHNEAHTYTALIDKEGRRAVKRGTLHSCEQAKDLIRSNSEHISLQPLRVEILHAAIMAHQTFALRLGSWFQKIIGYSAGFRQAFCQVALEPSADSDTPCLISRLMLHDARMYKGARKIVHELIFCSMLMETEFKRLFAIEFTKHYKQLQKDFINDDHERSISITALSVQIFTVPTLARHLIEEGNVVKVIVETVMALLREHLDDNNRFFFLGYNSDKFSRIQVIFHDLRYILISKPSMWTEELRKQFLEGFMAFLGLLRCMQGMEEVKRQFGQHIAVEPEWEAGFSLQIQLRHILAMFQDWCSSDDEILLLTFKECHKALMQCTNQPFRREASDYYMCKHILHVRPYKVSQEPVSIHLPISRLLAGLYVLLCRTGTIERLQNPEVYDFAQLVELPLRCVVLAAQVSAEMWRRNGLSLVSQVYYYQDVKCRDEMYDKDILMLQIAASKMEPNHFLMLILLRFELFDFFNGSHSGKDQDELLHLNRLTEEMLYLLIVIVGERYVPGISQVTKEDVTMREVIHLLCIEPMAHSSLVKGLPENESHETGLESVITKVATFKKPGVSGHGLYEVKKERLEEFNPFFYHYSRSQHSKAEESQKKRRGQEGNDKALRPPVPPAFCPDFASVVRLLCCDIIIHILRRVLQRAAEEKTTQWTEAMIQRALHLIGQALLEEKIQLEDRTVDEVTFDFSLKARIIGSEHGKSVFLLLSKIKAVPSLEAQKDMIKWLLQMFEIVKCLREKSSPAASMSVETAKPEENIQDKEKAERKRKAEAAKLHRQKIMAQMSAMQKNFIESNKMLYDNMPESGLQGEPVTANESSANNQMELCVAIGPLRGPTPAEREVLTCILCQEEQEVTTHAPAMVLTACVQRSTVLTQCRGKIPTAQITDDGLSYPLFMPPELAVGTHTGSCGHVMHATCWQKYFEAVQNTTRNRLHAELIFDLENGEYLCPLCKSLCNTVVPLIPLAQLTFNYENAELIGQHLTMPRWIQVMGARINGLKSVTQDNDNKSSDEDKGFSGEVQPDFRSILSYGVQEPRRFSDSISDMIAVCATTVYRVGLQTPPNELCPRVPLMTWNTCAFTIQAIENILQEEDKPLFGSLQNRQLAGLKAIVQFAAAQRIKSSQAVIQRHFADLLGVLLPAMSRKNTPSIVEVDFFHLLVGLVLSVPSLYQEETVDLQPSAVSAAYNHLYILHLVTMAHMLQVLFTSTDFPTVAGEDDTEEAKAAAEWYTMVSQYTKRPMPEMCGSAVAERVKRGIEPFLRCAALFFNCLTGVHPPEELFTTAVTSQGQLEPLCSYLALPPNVFQLFYEHRDTVTPLLQRWSDSPVVSKALKGKLHTVRYPRRRNRLIDLPEDYSALLNQASHFQCPKSTDDERKHPTLCLCCGAMLCSLSSCCLSQVDGEDVGACTAHAATCGAGVGMFLRIRECEIVLRASKTRGSTYPAPYLDDYGETDPHLVRGNPLHLCPERYRKLKQLWQQHCILEEIARSLEVVNVMFAFEWQML, from the exons ATGGCGGAGAAATCTCCAGACGGGTTAGAGCTCAGCAAG GAATGGCAGGAGGCAGCAGACAGCAGGGCAGAGCTGCTCCGGCACCTCAAGGAGCAGGTGCCCCGGATCTTCTGCCTAAAGAAGGAGCTTAGTCCCCAGGATGAAGAGGAGCTGGTGCAGAgccacctcctccaccctctggAGTGCTTCCTGTTTGGAGAGCATCCCCAAGAGGGCCTCCAAAAACTCCAACAGGGAAGCTCCTCCTCTCAGCTCTGTGGGCGGGTGTTTAAGGAGGGAGAGACTGTCTACTCCTGCAG GGACTGTGCGATAGATCCCACATGTGTGCTGTGCATGGACTGCTTCCAGGACAGTGTTCACAAAACCCATCGTTATAAG ATGCATGCTTCATCTGGTGGGGGCTTCTGTGATTGTGGTGATGTAGAAGCCTGGAAGATTGGCCCGTACTGCTCTAAACATGACCCCGGGGCCACCACTGCCATGGTTACT GACGATTGTGTGTTGGAGCCAGAGCTTTATGAGCGTGCAGAGAGGCTGTTCCGGGTGTTGCTGCGATATGTCACAGATTTCCTGGTGTGGGAGGAAAACTTTGAACTTCCGTCTGAGCTCCAGCCTCG GACAAAGGAGAATGCATATTACTGTGTGCTATACAATGATGAGCACCACTCGTATGACCATGTGATCTACACCCTGCAGCGCTCCGTCAACTGTGATCACAATGAGGCACATACATACACTGCACTTATTGACAAAGAG GGTCGACGGGCTGTTAAAAGGGGCACTCTACACTCATGCGAGCAAGCAAAAGACCTGATTAGG TCCAACTCGGAGCACATCTCCCTGCAGCCTCTCCGTGTGGAGATCCTTCACGCAGCCATCATGGCTCATCAGACCTTTGCTCTGCGGCTTGGCTCATGGTTCCAGAAGATCATTGGTTACTCAG CGGGCTTCAGGCAGGCTTTTTGCCAGGTGGCCCTGGAGCCCAGTGCAGACAGCGACACACCCTGCCTCATCAGCCGCCTCATGTTACATGATGCCAGGATGTACAAAG GAGCCCGCAAGATCGTGCATGAGCTCATTTTCTGTAGTATGCTGATGGAAACTGAGTTCAAAAGGCTGTTTGCTATTGAGTTTACAAAG CACTACAAACAGCTGCAGAAGGACTTTATCAATGATGACCATGAAAGGAGTATATCAatcactgctctgtctgttcAGATTTTCACTGTCCCAACTCTG GCAAGACATCTGATTGAGGAAGGTAACGTCGTTAAAGTAATAGTTGAGACTGTCATGGCGCTGCTTCGTGAACATTTGGATGACAACAATCGCTTCTTCTTCCTTGGCTACAACTCAGACAAGTTTTCACGCATCCAGGTCATCTTCCATGATCTCAGGTAC ATTTTGATCAGCAAGCCTTCCATGTGGACTGAGGAGCTACGGAAACAGTTCTTAGAGGGCTTTATGGCCTTCCTGGGTCTTCTCAGATGCATGCAG GGAATGGAGGAGGTGAAGCGTCAGTTCGGGCAGCACATTGCCGTGGAGCCTGAATGGGAGGCTGGCTTCTCTCTCCAAATTCAGCTGCGCCACATTCTGGCCATGTTTCAGGACTGGTGCTCTTCTGAC GATGAGATTTTGCTGCTCACCTTTAAAGAGTGCCACAAAGCCCTGATGCAGTGCACTAATCAGCCTTTCCGTCGGGAGGCCTCGGATTACTACATGTGCAAACACATTCTCCACGTGCGCCCATACAAAGTGTCTCAGGAGCCAGTCAGCATTCACCTCCCCATCTCCAGGCTATTAGCTG GTCTTTATGTTCTTCTGTGTAGGACTGGTACAATAGAGCGATTGCAAAACCCT GAGGTCTATGACTTTGCCCAGCTGGTGGAGCTGCCCCTGCGCTGTGTGGTGTTAGCTGCCCAGGTTTCTGCTGAAATGTGGAGGAGAAATGGATTGTCCTTGGTCAGCCAG GTTTACTACTATCAAGATGTGAAGTGCAGAGACGAGATGTATGACAAGGACATCCTCATGTTGCAA ATTGCTGCTTCCAAAATGGAGCCCAACCATTTCCTCATGCTCATCCtgttgagatttgaactgtttGATTTCTTTAATGGGAGTCACTCAGGCAAAGATCAG GATGAATTGCTTCACCTCAATCGTTTGACAGAAGAAATGCTCTACCTCCTGATTGTCATAGTTG GTGAACGCTATGTTCCTGGGATTAGCCAAGTCACTAAAGAAGATGTGACCATGAGGGAGGTCATCCACCTGCTATGCATTGAGCCCATGGCCCACAGCAGCCTGGTCAAAGGCCTTCCAGAAAAT GAGAGCCACGAAACTGGGCTGGAGAGTGTCATTACCAAAGTTGCTACATTCAA aAAACCAGGGGTATCAGGTCATGGCTTATATGAAGTCAAAAAGGAGCGTCTGGAAGAGTTCAACCCATTCTTCTACCATTATTCCCGATCACAGCACAGCAAG GCTGAAGAGTCTCAGAAGAAAAGGAGAGGTCAAGAGGGTAATGATAAAG CTCTGCGCCCCCCAGTACCACCCGCCTTCTGCCCAGACTTTGCCAGTGTAGTGCGCCTGCTGTGCTGTGACATCATCATTCACATCCTGAGACGAGTTCTGCAAAGGGCTGCGGAGGAGAAGACCACCCAATGGACGGAGGCCATGATCCAGAGG GCATTGCACCTCATAGGCCAGGCTTTGTTGGAAGAGAAAATTCAGCTTGAAGATAGAACAGTAGATGAAGTAACATTTGATTTCAGTCTGAAGGCTCGCA TTATAGGTTCAGAACACGGCAAATCAGTGTTTCTATTGCTGTCAAAGATTAAAGCTGTGCCCTCTCTTGAAGCGCAAAAGGACATGATCAAATGGTTGTTACAG ATGTTTGAAATCGTAAAGTGTCTTCGAGAAAAGTCCAGTCCAGCAGCTTCCATGAGTGTGGAGACTGCAAAGCCTGAGGAG aACATTCAAGATAAAGAGAAAGCTGAAAGGAAGAGGAAGGCTGAGGCGGCTAAACTCCACAGACAAAAGATAATGGCCCAAATGTCAGCAATGCAGAAAAACTTCATAGAATCAAATAAAATGCTCTACGACAATATGCCTGAGAGTGGCCTACAGGGGGAACCTGTTACTGCTAATGAAAG CTCTGCAAACAATCAGATGGAGCTTTGTGTAGCCATTGGGCCCCTTCGAGGGCCCACCCCAGCAGAGAGGGAGGTGTTGACGTGTATCCTGtgtcaggaggagcaggaggtgaCCACCCATGCTCCAGCCATGGTCCTGACTGCCTGTGTGCAGAGGTCCACTGTGCTCACACAGTGTAGAGGCAAGATCCCCACAGCCCAAATCACAGATG ATGGTTTGTCCTATCCACTCTTCATGCCTCCTGAACTGGCTGTGGGAACTCACACCGGCAGCTGTGGACATGTCATGCACGCCACATGCTGGCAGAA ATATTTTGAGGCGGTGCAGAACACGACAAGGAACAGGCTACACGCAGAGCTGATATTTGACCTGGAGAATGGAGAGTACCTATGTCCTCTCTGCAAGTCTCTGTGTAATACAGTCGTCCCTCTCATCCCACTGGCACAGCTCACATTCAACTA TGAAAATGCAGAGCTAATTGGACAACATCTAACAATGCCACGTTGGATCCAAGTCATGGGAGCCAGGATTAATGGACTTAAGTCTGTCACTCAGGATAATG ATAATAAAAGCTCTGATGAGGACAAAGGCTTCAGTGGGGAGGTCCAACCTGATTTCCGATCTATTCTGAGCTATGGAGTCCAGGAGCC GAGGAGGTTTTCAGACAGCATCAGTGATATGATCGCAGTATGTGCCACCACGGTCTACAGAGTTGGACTGCAGACCCCACCCAACGAGCTGTGTCCACGTGTGCCACTGATGACCTGGAACACCTGTGCCTTTACTATCCAAGCCATAG AGAATATTTTGCAAGAAGAGGACAAGCCACTGTTTGGGTCATTACAAAATCGACAG TTGGCAGGTCTAAAGGCCATTGTGCAGTTCGCTGCTGCTCAGAGGATAAAGAGCTCTCAGGCTGTGATCCAGAGGCACTTTGCGGACCTGTTGGGAG TGTTGCTTCCAGCGATGAGCAGAAAAAACACACCTTCAATTGTGGAGGTGGACTTCTTTCATCTTTTA GTGGGCCTGGTGCTGTCTGTGCCCTCCCTGTATCAGGAGGAGACAGTAGACTTGcagccctctgctgtcagcgcAGCCTATAACCACCTGTATATTCTCCACCTGGTGACTATGGCCCACATGCTCCAGGTGCTCTTCACTTCCACAG ATTTCCCCACTGTGGCCGGTGAAGACGACACAGAGGAGGCTAAGGCAGCAGCAGAATGGTACACTATGGTATCACAATACACCAAAAG ACCAATGCCCGAGATGTGCGGCAGTGCTGTGGCAGAGCGGGTCAAAAGAGGGATCGAGCCTTTCCTGCGATGTGCTGCTCTCTTCTTTAACTGCCTTACAGGAGTGCACCCCCCCGAGGAGCTCTttacaactgcag TTACATCTCAAGGACAATTGGAGCCCCTGTGCAGTTACCTGGCACTACCCCCCAATGTGTTCCAGCTGTTTTATGAGCACCGAGACACTGTTACACCACTGCTACAGAG GTGGAGTGATAGCCCTGTTGTGTCCAAAGCTCTTAAAGGCAAACTGCACACAGTGAG ATATCCAAGGAGAAGAAATCGCTTGATTGACTTGCCTGAGGATTACAGTGCTCTCCTCAACCAAGCCAGCCATTTTCA ATGTCCAAAGTCCACGGATGATGAGAGGAAGCACCCCACTCTGTGCCTGTGCTGTGGGGCCATGCTGTGCTCCCTTAGCTCCTGCTGCTTGAGTCAGGTGGATGGAGAGGATGTGGGAGCATGCACTGCCCACGCTGCCACCTGTGGGGCTGGGGTGGGCATGTTTCTCAG AATAAGAGAATGTGAAATAGTCCTGCGAGCCAGTAAGACGAGAGGAAGCACATATCCTGCTCCATATCTGGACGACTATGGGGAGACTGATCCTCACCTTGT gAGAGGCAACCCACTGCACCTGTGCCCGGAGCGCTACAGGAAGCTGAAGCAGCTGTGGCAGCAGCACTGTATCCTGGAGGAGATCGCCCGCAGCCTGGAGGTGGTGAACGTCATGTTTGCTTTTGAGTGGCAGATGTTGTGA
- the atxn3 gene encoding ataxin-3 isoform X1, with protein MDSIFHEKQEGSLCAQHCLNNLLQGEYFTPVDLSSIAQQLDEEERIRMAEGGVGSEEYRTFLQQPSGNMDDSGFFSIQVISNALRVWGLELILFNSREYQSLMINPIDEKAFICNYKEHWFTIRKLGQQWFNLNSLLTGPELISDTYLALFLAQLQQEGYSIFVIRGNLPECEAEQILAFMRVHQQQRPRLIGEEEGQTSSGSRSVALGQNEMGVGVEEDVVDEDEELKRALALSRQDIDVEDEEADLRRAIQMSMQGAVMSNTSSEHQTGKVQSSQTASSAVGSQREGQSETLTAEELRKKRQAYFDRQQQQVQSNIPQQQETKLSDGSASETLVTKQDEQHKQP; from the exons ATGGATTCTATATTTCACGAAAAA CAAGAGGGCTCTCTGTGTGCCCAGCACTGCTTGAACAACCTTCTGCAGGGGGAGTACTTCACTCCTGTGGACCTGTCCTCCATCGCTCAGCAGctggatgaggaggagaggatacgGATGGCTGAGGGGGGAGTGGGCAGTGAGGAGTACAGGACTTTTCTTCAG CAACCTTCTGGTAACATGGATGACAGTGGATTCTTCTCAATACAA GTCATTAGCAATGCTCTCAGAGTGTGGGGTCTAGAATTAATTCTTTTCAACAGCCGGGAATACCAGAGTCTGATGATAAATCCCAT AGATGAGAAAGCTTTTATCTGCAACTACAAAGAACACTGGTTCACTATACGCAAACTAGGGCAGCAG TGGTTTAACTTGAATTCATTGCTGACTGGGCCTGAATTGATATCAGACACATATCTAGCACTTTTCTTAGCACAACTACAACAAGAAG GTTATTCAATTTTTGTGATCAGAGGCAACCTGCCAGAGTGTGAAGCAGAGCAGATTCTTGCCTTCATGAGAGTGCATCAACAGCAGCGGCCCCGGCTCATTGGAGAAGAAGAGGGGCAAACAAGCTCGGG TAGCAGGTCAGTAGCTCTGGGCCAGAATGAAATGGGCGTTGGTGTGGAGGAGGATGTAGTGGATGAAGATGAGGAGCTGAAGAGGGCCTTGGCACTGAGCAGGCAGGACATAGATGTGGAAGATGAGGAAGCTGACCTGCGCAGGGCTATACAGATGAGCATGCAAG GGGCTGTAATGAGCAACACCTCTTCAGAACATCAAACTGGAAAAGTCCAATCAAGCCAGACAGCAAGCAGTGCTGTAGGATCACAAAGGGAAGGGCAAAGTGAGACACTTACAGCTGAAGAGCTGAGGAAGAAGAGACAAGCCTACTTTGACCG ACAACAGCAACAAGTCCAATCCAACATTCCTCAACAACAAGAGACAAAGTTATCTGATGGCTCCG CATCAGAGACATTGGTGACCAAGCAAGACGAGCAGCACAAGCAGCCCTGA
- the atxn3 gene encoding ataxin-3 isoform X2 — MDSIFHEKQEGSLCAQHCLNNLLQGEYFTPVDLSSIAQQLDEEERIRMAEGGVGSEEYRTFLQQPSGNMDDSGFFSIQVISNALRVWGLELILFNSREYQSLMINPIDEKAFICNYKEHWFTIRKLGQQWFNLNSLLTGPELISDTYLALFLAQLQQEGYSIFVIRGNLPECEAEQILAFMRVHQQQRPRLIGEEEGQTSSGRSVALGQNEMGVGVEEDVVDEDEELKRALALSRQDIDVEDEEADLRRAIQMSMQGAVMSNTSSEHQTGKVQSSQTASSAVGSQREGQSETLTAEELRKKRQAYFDRQQQQVQSNIPQQQETKLSDGSASETLVTKQDEQHKQP, encoded by the exons ATGGATTCTATATTTCACGAAAAA CAAGAGGGCTCTCTGTGTGCCCAGCACTGCTTGAACAACCTTCTGCAGGGGGAGTACTTCACTCCTGTGGACCTGTCCTCCATCGCTCAGCAGctggatgaggaggagaggatacgGATGGCTGAGGGGGGAGTGGGCAGTGAGGAGTACAGGACTTTTCTTCAG CAACCTTCTGGTAACATGGATGACAGTGGATTCTTCTCAATACAA GTCATTAGCAATGCTCTCAGAGTGTGGGGTCTAGAATTAATTCTTTTCAACAGCCGGGAATACCAGAGTCTGATGATAAATCCCAT AGATGAGAAAGCTTTTATCTGCAACTACAAAGAACACTGGTTCACTATACGCAAACTAGGGCAGCAG TGGTTTAACTTGAATTCATTGCTGACTGGGCCTGAATTGATATCAGACACATATCTAGCACTTTTCTTAGCACAACTACAACAAGAAG GTTATTCAATTTTTGTGATCAGAGGCAACCTGCCAGAGTGTGAAGCAGAGCAGATTCTTGCCTTCATGAGAGTGCATCAACAGCAGCGGCCCCGGCTCATTGGAGAAGAAGAGGGGCAAACAAGCTCGGG CAGGTCAGTAGCTCTGGGCCAGAATGAAATGGGCGTTGGTGTGGAGGAGGATGTAGTGGATGAAGATGAGGAGCTGAAGAGGGCCTTGGCACTGAGCAGGCAGGACATAGATGTGGAAGATGAGGAAGCTGACCTGCGCAGGGCTATACAGATGAGCATGCAAG GGGCTGTAATGAGCAACACCTCTTCAGAACATCAAACTGGAAAAGTCCAATCAAGCCAGACAGCAAGCAGTGCTGTAGGATCACAAAGGGAAGGGCAAAGTGAGACACTTACAGCTGAAGAGCTGAGGAAGAAGAGACAAGCCTACTTTGACCG ACAACAGCAACAAGTCCAATCCAACATTCCTCAACAACAAGAGACAAAGTTATCTGATGGCTCCG CATCAGAGACATTGGTGACCAAGCAAGACGAGCAGCACAAGCAGCCCTGA
- the LOC117390296 gene encoding protein Z-dependent protease inhibitor — MDHLFRMNWSVFLTLCLFALTFQETLPNPTITDLSYKNMDFAVNFYRRISSYHDQNIFFSPLSISTSFSTLLMATGGVTREEILNGLNLQELDRANQPDIIPQLFQLLHENITQNGSLKLDQAMAMFVSANLNMEKTFEEQMEKYFEAEIKTVNFSNTIQSVAYINNYIKDKTKNRIKNMISALDTETQLMLLNTIFFRGDWKSPFDPKHTKTEAFYIDNYNMVNVQMMYKEARFFMGIDRSLGAKVLKLPYDHGVSMLILLPNKGVDYTAIDDEINAHRFQGWLRSMREIKVEVHLPKFKMEESYELHNLLPDMGISTLFMNTANLTNLQKDKALKVSEVLHKAMIDVDETGTTAAAATTVGIIPYSLPPSFIANRPFFFFIYHEDTNALLFMGRLIDPTKS, encoded by the exons ATGGACCACCTCTTTAGGATGAATTGGTCGGTTTTCCTCACCTTATGCCTCTTTGCTCTGACTTTCCAAGAAACACTTCCAAATCCTACCATTACAGATCTTTCCTACAAGAACATGGACTTTGCGGTGAACTTCTACAGAAGAATATCCAGTTATCATGATCAAAACATCTTCTTCTCACCTCTGAGCATCTCTACAAGTTTCAGCACTCTGCTTATGGCCACTGGTGGTGTCACTCGTGAGGAAATTCTAAACGGACTTAACTTGCAGGAACTTGATAGAGCAAACCAGCCGGACATCATTCCACAATTGTTTCAGCTCCTTCACGAaaacatcacacaaaatggGTCCCTCAAGCTAGACCAGGCCATGGCAATGTTTGTAAGTGCTAATTTGAACATGGAGAAGACCTttgaggagcagatggagaaaTATTTTGAAGCCGAGATCAAAACGGTGAACTTCTCCAATACGATACAGAGTGTGGCCTACATAAATAACTATATTAAGGACAAGACTaagaatagaataaaaaacatgatttccGCTCTTGACACAGAGACCCAGCTCATGCTTTTGAATACGATATTCTTTAGAG GAGATTGGAAGAGCCCCTTTGACCCCAAACACACCAAAACAGAAGCCTTCTACATTGATAATTACAACATGGTAAATGTGCAGATGATGTATAAGGAGGCCAGGTTCTTCATGGGGATTGACCGGTCGCTCGGTGCTAAAGTACTGAAGCTTCCTTATGACCATGGCGTTTCAATGCTCATCCTTTTGCCAAATAAGGGAGTGGACTACACAGCTATTGATGATGAGATCAACGCACACAGGTTCCAAGGGTGGTTGCGATCTATGAGAGAAAT AAAAGTAGAAGTCCATCTcccaaaattcaagatggaGGAGTCCTATGAATTGCATAACCTTCTGCCTGATATGGGCATTTCCACTCTGTTTATGAATACAGCCAACCTGACCAATCTCCAAAAGGACAAAGCCCTGAAGGTGTCTGAG GTTTTGCACAAGGCTATGATTGACGTGGATGAAACAGGGACCACTGCAGCAGCCGCCACAACAGTTGGCATCATTCCCTATTCTTTACCCCCCTCATTCATAGCCAATAgacccttcttcttcttcatataCCATGAAGACACTAATGCTCTGTTGTTCATGGGCAGACTGATTGACCCTACAAAAAGCTAG